The following proteins come from a genomic window of Plasmodium vivax chromosome 3, whole genome shotgun sequence:
- a CDS encoding actin-like protein, putative (encoded by transcript PVX_000750A), with translation MDGGEDEGATEESIPVVILDPGSWTVKMGVATEEMPALQIPCLYVEKVFSNSREVKFGLEAVEEYTRAKYEAAKLEGEEGDELLTVKMTFSDPRHPLSANDFADLFQVYNYLVKRLHIRTGDYNLLVAIPEKVEKLFISNMLNWAFKTHQFASISFIYNSLAASYYYGMRTALVVDLGESASRVSPVAENHGVFLNSAKNCEIGGYLITKYISNFVKLKDSHVDYTLVQNYKELNSYISLDIDRSIKMNSECNGLLKPHKIPYSNIYIDPKAEMLSHEIYFQPEFLAHLPGYYYKQNVVPLSQLIFECVCSCPMDLRKELMNNIVLVGGVSDCVNMHERLHNELVNILRLKNYSESTKVHVKNESMSNIAAYLGCRKYAKAICHNKNKWVTREDYLATANAKVVQRLLMWANVL, from the exons atggacgGTGGAGAGGATGAGGGGGCAACGGAGGAAAGCATTCCCGTCGTGATTTTGGACCCGGGGTCTTG GACCGTCAAAATGGGAGTCGCCACGGAGGAAATGCCAGCTCTGCAAATCCCCTGTCTATACGTAGA gAAAGTTTTCTCCAATTCGAGGGAGGTGAAA TTCGGACTCGAGGCAGTCGAAGAGTACACCCGAGCTAAATACGAAGCGGCCAAGCtggaaggagaggaag GCGACGAACTGCTAACTGTGAAGATGACGTTTTCTGACCCTCGACATCCGCTGAGCGCGAACGACTTCGCAGATTTGTTCCAAGTGTATAACTACCTGGTGAAG AGACTGCACATAAGAACAGGCGACTACAACTTACTCGTCGCCATTCccgaaaaagtggaaaagcTCTTCATAAGTAACATGCTCAATTGGGCATTCAAGACGCACCAATTCGCGTCGATATCTTTTATTTACAACTCTCTCGCGGCGTCCTACTACTACGGGATGAGAACAG CCCTCGTTGTCGACTTAGGCGAAAGCGCAAGCAGAGTATCCCCCGTCGCGGAAAATCACGGGGTTTTCCTAAACAGCGCGAAGAACTGCGAAATAGGAGGCTACCTAATAACTAAATACATTTCCAATTTTGTCAAATTGAAGGATAGCCACGTTGACTACACCCTtgtgcaaaattataaagagCTAAACAGTTACATAAGTCTAGACATTGACCGgagcataaaaatgaacagcgAATGTAATGGCTTGTTGAAGCCTCATAAAATTCCATACAGTAATATTTACATAGACCCCAAGGCTGAAATGTTAAGCCacgaaatttattttcagcCTGAGTTTTTAGCGCACTTACCTGGATATTACTACAAGCAAAACGTAGTGCCGTTAAGTCAGCTAATTTTCGAGTGTGTATGTTCCTGCCCAATGGATTTACGAAAAGAACTGATGAACAACATTGTCCTCGTTGGCGGGGTATCAGATTGTGTGAACATGCACGAACGGTTACATAATGAGCTGGTCAATATTTTGCGCCTTAAAAATTACAGTGAAAGTACAAAAGTGCacgtaaaaaatgagagCATGTCTAACATAGCCGCTTACCTAGGCTGCAGAAAGTACGCCAAAGCCATTTgccataataaaaataaatgggtTACACGGGAGGATTACCTCGCGACGGCTAACGCGAAGGTGGTACAACGGCTTTTGATGTGGGCTAACGTTTTGTAG